In Candidatus Marinimicrobia bacterium CG08_land_8_20_14_0_20_45_22, the following are encoded in one genomic region:
- a CDS encoding ATPase, with translation MSFNLTEMNERIRQESSFISGIRQEIGKVIVGQNHMIDRLIIGMLCNGHILLEGVPGLAKSLTVSTLAKIIHTSFRRIQFTPDLLPADLIGTMIYNQKSGAFETKKGPIFSNIILADEINRSPAKVQSALLEAMQERQVTIGENTHRLDDPFLVLATQNPIEQEGTYPLPEAQVDRFMLKVVISYPSKEEELEIMKRMATTNGEIAVNPVILPDDLKRARKTVNDIYIDEKIHRYILDIVFATREPQAYKLTDLSALIHYGASPRASIFLAMAGKAKAFIQGRGYVTPEDIRDVVWDILRHRIILTFEAEAEEVNVENVIQRIIDTVEVP, from the coding sequence TGAGATGAACGAAAGAATCCGGCAGGAAAGTTCATTCATTTCCGGAATCCGGCAAGAAATCGGCAAAGTGATCGTTGGCCAAAACCACATGATTGATCGGCTCATTATCGGGATGCTCTGTAACGGGCATATTTTGCTGGAAGGCGTTCCCGGCCTGGCAAAATCCCTGACCGTCAGCACGCTGGCCAAAATAATTCATACTTCTTTTCGGAGAATCCAATTTACTCCCGATCTGTTGCCAGCCGATTTGATTGGAACGATGATTTACAATCAAAAATCGGGCGCTTTTGAGACGAAAAAAGGACCGATTTTCAGCAATATTATTCTTGCCGACGAAATCAACCGCTCGCCCGCCAAAGTCCAATCGGCGCTTCTCGAAGCGATGCAGGAACGGCAGGTTACTATCGGTGAAAATACGCATCGGCTCGACGATCCATTTCTCGTTCTGGCGACGCAGAATCCGATCGAGCAGGAAGGCACTTATCCGTTGCCGGAAGCGCAGGTTGATCGGTTTATGCTGAAAGTCGTCATTTCATATCCAAGTAAAGAAGAAGAATTGGAAATTATGAAGCGAATGGCGACGACGAACGGAGAGATCGCCGTCAATCCTGTCATCTTGCCCGATGACTTAAAACGCGCCCGTAAAACCGTCAACGACATTTATATCGACGAAAAAATTCACCGATATATTCTCGACATAGTTTTTGCGACGCGCGAACCGCAGGCGTACAAACTGACCGATCTTTCTGCGCTGATTCATTACGGCGCATCGCCGCGTGCTTCCATCTTCCTTGCAATGGCTGGAAAAGCGAAAGCGTTCATTCAGGGGCGCGGCTACGTGACGCCCGAAGACATCCGCGATGTCGTTTGGGATATTCTGCGGCATCGCATCATCCTGACTTTTGAAGCGGAAGCCGAGGAAGTTAATGTTG